From Choristoneura fumiferana chromosome 7, NRCan_CFum_1, whole genome shotgun sequence, the proteins below share one genomic window:
- the LOC141429591 gene encoding LOW QUALITY PROTEIN: uncharacterized protein (The sequence of the model RefSeq protein was modified relative to this genomic sequence to represent the inferred CDS: deleted 2 bases in 1 codon): protein MQWFALILLLAALSAASPAPEPKKYKPDVKDTKSNSSLTNEEKHFLREVEAKFGIKSDVHKQEKTDDKKTTKLIPKGPLPKLPFPAVIAIEIVNDTDSKSKGKRTIDANLGYGYRTNSGYSYSYFGKTPEKGKFVLYPYSQEDIPPAHGSGQNNRYTKPGQDQYTTSSPNVEIQPSQAYELVPVKEEQETSYDYKKPATEFKSSYENVKGLHSPPPPPYKPTHGAPSTLYTTYNGENFSGLSGQFPSVMPNYFVDSSQLLKNPQYQNTGLTQDHLKTQGPVVPVLVLRIPSSYLKNPSAELYANLPQNYPLSQYLNNVNLQELVNQYFSKIGYSVAPQIMSYHHSAISAPVQTSVPAPVSQYEPQHYANPHVQPSYTHADHSGVQYSAVQPVMAKYPSGYSSPQYYMSQAQQYYQQPATQQQYEYQYVPSSETEQQYYVGPEYQQEITSHEVPSEHVSADQVTSVHDSASHSQYEAPRTPTHEHAQTAQEYEVPKSPHYRPQQYEAEQPQYELPKEDNASKDNGPTKVTVSPYTTPSVLKYGSPQQEQSQQQYYTPNEPVQKETLAIYPSSPQSQTIQKYHSDPQSGHSQRYFYQQQVGADSASKTIVISENYRSKDHMIATVLPFSYKQRNQNKPSQTVNYVTPVPYSSKYQSQYNVMVPQTVLSSPTNDKVSYVNSHSLPSSIYLQSGSGYNPGEEYITATHYVPPKNSQKAPSYPRNYHSQPKRMVRPEHKTESMTSSSSKKRNEKNEKKKSS from the exons ATGCAGTGGTTTGCGCTG ATTTTGCTGCTTGCTGCGCTGTCGGCAGCGAGCCCTGCACCAGAACCCAAGAAATATAAACCAGATGTCAAAGACACGAAATCAAATTCCAGTCTCACAaatgaagaaaaacattttttaagagaAGTAGAAGCGAAATTCGGAATTAAATCCGATGTTCAT AAACAAGAAAAGACCGATGATAAGAAAACTACAAAATTAATACCTAAAGGTCCCTTACCGAAGTTACCATTTCCAGCTGTTATAGCCATAGAAATAGTAAATGATACTGACTCAAAAAGTAAAGGGAAAAGAACTATTGACGCTAATCTAGGTTATGGATACCGAACAAACAGTGGGTACAGTTATTCTTACTTTGGCAAAACACCAGAAAAAGGCAAGTTCGTATTGTATCCGTATTCGCAAGAAGATATTCCACCAGCACACGGAAGTGGGCAAAATAACAGATATACAAAACCGGGGCAAGATCAATACACGACTTCATCACCAAATGTCGAAATACAACCCTCACAAGCCTATGAATTGGTTCCAGTTAAGGAGGAACAAGAAACATCATACGACTACAAGAAACCCGCGACTGAATTTAAATCTTCTTACGAAAACGTCAAGGGTTTACATTCTCCTCCTCCCCCGCCTTACAAACCAACCCACGGCGCACCATCCACATTGTACACAACTTATAATGGAGAAAATTTCTCAGGATTGAGCGGCCAGTTTCCTTCGGTCATGCCTAACTATTTCGTAGATTCATCTCAACTACTCAAAAATCCGCAATACCAAAACACTGGCTTAACTCAAGATCATCTGAAAACCCAAGGGCCAGTAGTTCCTGTGCTAGTTCTAAGAATCCCGAGTTCATATCTAAAGAATCCTTCAGCTGAGCTCTACGCTAACTTGCCCCAGAACTATCCACTTTCACAATACTTGAACAATGTAAATTTACAAGAGCTGGTCAACCAGTATTTCTCTAAGATTGGTTATTCAGTGGCGCCTCAAATAATGTCTTATCATCATTCAGCTATTTCTGCACCTGTTCAAACTTCCGTTCCAGCGCCAGTTTCACAATATGAACCTCAGCATTACGCAAATCCACATGTTCAACCATCATACACTCATGCAGACCACTCAGGAGTTCAGTATTCTGCGGTTCAACCTGTAATGGCTAAGTATCCTTCAGGCTACTCTTCGCCACAATATTACATGTCTCAGGCTCAGCAATATTATCAGCAGCCTGCAACTCAACAACAGTATGAATACCAGTACGTACCTTCTTCGGAAACCGAACAGCAATATTACGTTGGCCCAGAATATCAACAGGAAATTACAAGCCATGAAGTTCCCAGTGAACACGTATCAGCCGACCAAGTCACAAGTGTCCACGACTCAGCTTCTCACTCCCAATATGAAGCACCTCGAACACCGACTCATGAGCATGCACAAACCGCTCAAGAATATGAAGTTCCAAAATCACCTCATTACAGACCACAGCAATATGAAGCAGAACAACCACAATACGAACTCCCGAAAGAAGATAATGCTTCCAAAGACAATGGTCCTACAAAAGTCACTGTTAGCCCCTATACAACACCCAGTGTCCTTAAATACGGATCACCTCAACAAGAGCAAAGTCAGCAACAATATTATACTCCTAATGAGCCTGTTCAAAAAGAGACATTGGCTATTTATCCGTCATCTCCACAGAGTCAAACGATACAAAAATACCACAGCGACCCTCAGTCGGGACATTCTCAAAGATATTTCTACCAACAACAAGTGGGCGCGGATTCTGCAAGCAAAACGATTGTAATTTCTGAAAATTACCGCAGTAAAGATCACATGATTGCAACAGTTTTACCTTTTAGTTATAAGCAGAGAAATCAAAATAAGCCTTCACAAACAGTGAATTACGTTACACCTGTGCCATACTCTTCAAAATACCAATCTCAATATAATGTAATGGTGCCACAGACGGTGCTTAGTAGTCCAACAAATGACAAAGTATCATATGTGAATTCTCATTCATTGCCATCTTCTATTTATCTTCAAAGTGGGTCCGGGTATAACCCCGGAGAAGAGTACATTACAGCAACACATTACGTTCCTCCTAAGAATTCGCAGAAAGCTCCATCCTACCCCAGGAATTACCACAGTCAGCCAAAACGAATGGTCAGACCGGAACACAAAACGGAGAGTATGACATCATCGTCGTCGAAGAaacgaaatgaaaaaaatgaaaagaagaaatcATCGTAG